Proteins from a genomic interval of Desulfovibrio sp. Huiquan2017:
- a CDS encoding carboxyl transferase domain-containing protein, with protein sequence MNIEKTLQSLLSRVNYARDILGNKSRPELDAFATEINGFQANNADLSEERTIRALESLDKRLSAMEAAIDAQLTAMDKVRIVRHPQRASLKDILENVYDNYAEMGGQDEHSIDPGMLIARAYITRRRGKKIINQPVMVVGQEKGHGEEFRNGGSIKPWGNSKALKYMKVAAREQIPIHAYVNTPGSYPIEDFPGAAQQIAENIYEMAGLDVPIVAIFSEGGSGGAEAIGMADKRLMLSHGYYSVISPEGAAAIEGHIRGAERAPAELIESCALAQKITAQDNLANGYIDGIIQEPPLGARADHFDFFKQVREQVIRATDEVALSVRGVRLFRAVALRHFKKNTDVIVRWSLNEKARERLVAKRFRKYRRMAQHAYQDNRSLLEKLSATSSGLVSNTASLILYGLIKPFKHRVERIVEEVADEVHVITAKFDAVFRGLLRKIGITPGMDKQKEMELTGLSQAEPETPTLVNDSDYVSPQARVDREITCPHSKKRGCLDIWARDLFTDYAGVCPNCGYNFPMEYQWYLHNVFDRGSVREFNRDIASGNPTQFPNFDARIEGAKKKTGLQSSCLTFNASLEGLRVTCATLVANFRGGSVGAAEGEKFIRALELAQTKHQPFLAYIHGTAGIRIQEGVNGLIQMPRVTMAVRRYIEEGGLYIVLYDTNSYAGPVASFLGCSPYQYAVRSSRIGFAGPGVIKETTGLEIPPNYHNCYKALSRGHIQGVWSRKDIRKNLHQAFLTIGGRNLYYR encoded by the coding sequence ATGAATATAGAAAAAACCCTGCAATCCCTACTGAGCCGGGTCAACTACGCCCGCGACATCCTGGGCAACAAGTCCCGTCCCGAGCTCGATGCGTTCGCTACGGAAATCAACGGATTCCAAGCGAACAATGCGGACCTCTCCGAAGAGCGGACCATTCGGGCCCTGGAATCCCTGGATAAGCGGCTGTCCGCCATGGAAGCCGCCATCGACGCCCAGTTGACCGCCATGGACAAGGTGCGCATCGTCCGCCATCCACAGCGGGCCAGTCTCAAGGACATCCTTGAAAACGTCTACGACAACTACGCCGAAATGGGCGGCCAGGACGAGCACTCCATCGACCCCGGCATGCTCATTGCCCGGGCCTACATCACCCGCCGCCGTGGCAAGAAGATCATCAACCAGCCGGTCATGGTCGTGGGCCAGGAAAAAGGCCATGGCGAGGAGTTCCGCAACGGCGGCTCCATCAAGCCGTGGGGCAATTCCAAAGCGCTCAAGTACATGAAGGTCGCGGCCCGGGAACAAATCCCCATCCACGCCTACGTGAATACGCCGGGTTCCTACCCTATCGAGGACTTTCCGGGCGCAGCCCAGCAGATTGCCGAAAACATCTATGAGATGGCCGGGCTCGACGTGCCCATCGTGGCCATCTTCTCCGAAGGTGGCTCCGGCGGCGCCGAGGCCATCGGCATGGCCGACAAACGGCTCATGCTCTCCCATGGCTACTACTCGGTCATCTCGCCCGAGGGCGCGGCGGCCATCGAAGGCCATATCCGGGGGGCCGAACGCGCACCGGCCGAGCTTATCGAGTCCTGCGCCCTGGCCCAGAAGATCACCGCCCAGGACAATCTGGCCAACGGCTACATCGACGGGATCATCCAGGAGCCGCCGCTCGGCGCACGGGCCGACCACTTCGACTTTTTCAAGCAAGTCCGCGAACAGGTCATCCGGGCCACGGACGAAGTGGCCCTGAGCGTACGCGGCGTGCGCCTGTTCCGCGCCGTGGCCCTGCGCCATTTCAAGAAAAACACCGACGTCATCGTCCGCTGGTCCCTGAACGAAAAGGCCCGTGAACGGCTGGTGGCCAAGCGATTTCGCAAATATCGGCGCATGGCCCAGCATGCTTACCAGGACAATCGTTCCTTGCTGGAAAAACTCAGCGCCACCAGTTCCGGCCTCGTCTCCAACACGGCCAGCCTGATCCTGTACGGACTGATCAAGCCGTTCAAGCACCGTGTGGAGCGCATCGTGGAGGAGGTCGCGGACGAGGTCCATGTGATCACGGCCAAGTTCGACGCCGTGTTCCGGGGCCTGCTGCGTAAAATCGGCATCACCCCGGGCATGGACAAGCAGAAGGAGATGGAGCTGACCGGCCTGTCCCAGGCCGAGCCCGAAACGCCCACCCTGGTCAACGACAGCGACTATGTCTCGCCCCAGGCGCGCGTGGACCGCGAAATCACCTGTCCGCACTCCAAAAAACGCGGATGCCTGGACATCTGGGCCCGGGACCTGTTCACCGATTACGCGGGCGTCTGCCCCAACTGCGGCTACAACTTCCCCATGGAGTACCAGTGGTATCTCCACAATGTCTTCGACCGAGGCTCGGTGCGCGAGTTCAACCGGGACATCGCCTCCGGCAACCCGACCCAATTCCCCAACTTCGACGCCCGCATCGAAGGAGCCAAGAAGAAGACCGGCTTGCAATCGAGCTGCCTGACCTTCAACGCCAGCCTTGAGGGGCTGCGTGTGACCTGCGCCACCCTGGTGGCCAATTTCCGGGGCGGTTCGGTGGGCGCGGCCGAAGGCGAGAAGTTCATCCGCGCCCTGGAACTGGCCCAGACCAAGCATCAGCCCTTCCTGGCGTACATCCACGGCACGGCGGGCATCCGCATTCAGGAAGGCGTCAACGGATTGATTCAGATGCCCAGGGTGACCATGGCCGTCCGCCGCTACATCGAGGAAGGAGGCCTGTACATCGTCCTCTACGATACCAACTCCTACGCCGGGCCCGTGGCTTCGTTCCTGGGCTGCTCTCCCTACCAGTACGCGGTGCGCTCCTCGCGCATCGGCTTCGCCGGTCCCGGGGTCATCAAGGAGACCACCGGTCTGGAGATCCCGCCCAACTACCACAACTGTTACAAGGCCCTGTCGCGAGGTCACATCCAGGGCGTGTGGAGCCGCAAGGACATCCGCAAGAATCTGCACCAGGCCTTTCTGACCATCGGCGGACGGAATCTTTATTACCGCTAA
- a CDS encoding biotin carboxylase N-terminal domain-containing protein, whose product MSIDGHKILIANRGEIAVRIMEACSDLGLPFAALYTEEDSQSGHLDVARRLGGEKSLYRIHNYLDAGDILSVADEAGATAIHPGYGFFSENYRFARRVVQRDRPMTFIGPSWEVIRDLGDKINTKRIARTLGVPTVPGSDRAIYDELEAEAIAESLFEFQGKMGIKRPVVLVKASAGGGGMGIDECEDMARFRQTYRRIRNYSLRTFNDEGVLIEQRVFNFNHLEVQIVSDRSGTNPVHFGTRNCSIQSPGLQKRIEVAPGFWPQGLSYGFDAQKVLDDITRYSLSIAKEIKYDNVGTWEWIVTPNGEPFLMEVNTRIQVENGVSACISSVKGDRDVNLVREQIRIGLGDPLGYTQEDITFDGVGIEYRLIAEDTENGFAPWVGRIEELKWQERDWLAVHTHVPTDRTYQIPTEYDPNLALAIIWGKDLEEAKQRGLQFLNDLKLNGSDSAGGPMKSNIPFLLAKTANLLEF is encoded by the coding sequence GTGAGCATAGACGGACACAAGATACTCATTGCCAACCGGGGCGAGATCGCCGTGCGGATCATGGAGGCATGTTCCGACCTCGGCCTGCCCTTCGCGGCCCTGTATACCGAAGAGGACTCCCAGTCCGGCCACCTGGACGTGGCCCGCAGGCTGGGCGGGGAAAAATCCCTGTACCGTATCCACAACTATCTCGACGCCGGGGACATCCTGTCCGTGGCCGACGAGGCCGGGGCCACGGCCATCCACCCCGGGTACGGCTTCTTTTCCGAAAACTACCGGTTCGCCCGGCGCGTGGTCCAGCGGGACCGTCCCATGACCTTCATCGGCCCCTCCTGGGAGGTCATTCGCGATCTGGGCGACAAGATCAACACCAAGCGCATCGCCCGCACCCTGGGCGTGCCCACCGTGCCAGGCTCGGACCGGGCCATCTACGACGAGCTGGAGGCCGAGGCCATCGCCGAAAGCCTGTTCGAATTCCAGGGCAAGATGGGCATCAAACGGCCCGTGGTCCTGGTCAAGGCCTCGGCGGGCGGCGGCGGCATGGGCATCGACGAATGCGAGGACATGGCCCGTTTCCGCCAGACCTACCGGCGCATCCGCAACTATTCCCTGCGAACCTTCAACGACGAAGGCGTGCTCATCGAACAGCGCGTGTTCAACTTCAATCATCTGGAAGTGCAAATCGTGTCCGACCGGTCCGGGACCAACCCGGTCCATTTCGGCACCCGCAATTGCTCGATCCAGTCACCCGGTCTGCAAAAACGCATCGAGGTGGCCCCGGGCTTTTGGCCCCAGGGCCTGTCCTACGGGTTCGACGCCCAAAAGGTGCTCGACGACATCACCCGCTACTCCCTGTCCATCGCCAAGGAAATCAAGTACGACAACGTGGGCACCTGGGAGTGGATCGTCACCCCGAACGGCGAGCCGTTCCTCATGGAGGTCAACACCCGCATCCAGGTGGAGAACGGCGTGTCGGCCTGCATCAGTTCCGTCAAGGGCGACCGCGACGTGAACCTGGTGCGCGAACAGATCCGTATCGGCCTGGGCGACCCGCTGGGCTACACCCAGGAAGACATCACCTTCGACGGAGTGGGCATCGAATACCGGCTCATCGCCGAGGACACCGAGAACGGCTTTGCCCCGTGGGTGGGCCGCATCGAGGAACTCAAATGGCAGGAACGGGACTGGCTGGCCGTCCATACCCACGTACCGACCGACCGCACCTACCAGATCCCCACGGAGTACGACCCCAACCTGGCCCTGGCCATCATCTGGGGCAAGGACCTGGAGGAGGCCAAGCAACGCGGCCTTCAGTTCCTGAACGACCTGAAGCTGAACGGTTCCGACTCCGCCGGAGGACCCATGAAATCGAATATCCCCTTCCTCCTCGCAAAAACCGCCAACCTTCTCGAATTCTAA
- a CDS encoding FAD-dependent oxidoreductase, protein MDYVIVGNGVSAIGAIEGVRQHDKTGTITVVSDETVPTYGRPLISYYLSDKIKFETLPFRPEEFYERNKVTMRLGSRVLSVDPSEKVLTLDCGDKINYDKLLLATGGTPVKPNLPGIDGPGVYNFTTVAHAETLKELVDKVKKVVVIGAGLIALKAAEGFAEKGVDVTIVVRSRIMRTYFDETAGELIVDHLEKNGIRFMQGTGTKEIVRYKDGAIKGVETDKGMVPADVVIVAAGVRPNMGLAVQAGLTTEKGIRVNDYMATSDPDVFAAGDVAEAKDLLTGEYTVRPIWPNAYTQGRYAGRNMAGAENPYTGGLSMNSITYYGLPTISVGETNLADDDEFETAVFLDRENSIYRKLIFKNNVLAGCILIGAIDAAGFYTSFIKNGFELDEAGKERLMEGDPSPALWPDSFIEAMMNNP, encoded by the coding sequence ATGGATTACGTTATTGTGGGAAATGGGGTTTCGGCCATCGGCGCCATCGAGGGCGTTCGCCAACATGACAAGACCGGGACCATCACGGTCGTCAGCGACGAGACCGTGCCGACCTACGGCCGTCCTCTCATTTCCTACTATCTTTCGGATAAGATCAAGTTCGAGACCCTGCCGTTCCGCCCCGAGGAATTCTACGAGCGGAACAAGGTGACCATGCGCCTGGGCTCGCGGGTCCTGTCCGTGGATCCCTCCGAAAAGGTCCTGACGCTCGATTGCGGCGATAAGATCAACTATGACAAACTATTGCTGGCGACGGGCGGCACTCCGGTCAAACCGAACCTGCCCGGCATCGACGGACCCGGCGTATACAATTTCACCACCGTGGCCCATGCCGAGACCCTCAAGGAATTGGTGGACAAGGTCAAGAAGGTGGTGGTCATCGGCGCGGGCCTCATCGCCCTCAAAGCCGCCGAAGGGTTCGCCGAAAAAGGGGTGGACGTCACCATCGTGGTCCGCTCCCGGATTATGCGCACCTACTTCGACGAGACCGCAGGCGAGCTGATCGTCGATCATCTGGAAAAGAACGGCATCCGTTTCATGCAGGGCACGGGCACCAAGGAAATCGTCCGCTACAAGGACGGCGCCATCAAGGGCGTGGAGACGGACAAGGGCATGGTCCCGGCGGATGTGGTCATCGTGGCCGCCGGCGTGCGCCCGAACATGGGGCTGGCCGTCCAGGCCGGATTGACCACCGAGAAAGGCATCCGCGTGAACGATTATATGGCCACCAGTGATCCGGACGTCTTTGCCGCGGGTGACGTGGCCGAGGCCAAGGACCTGTTGACCGGCGAATACACGGTCCGTCCCATCTGGCCCAACGCCTACACGCAGGGGCGCTATGCGGGCCGAAACATGGCTGGCGCCGAAAATCCGTACACCGGCGGCCTGTCCATGAACTCCATTACCTATTACGGGCTGCCGACCATTTCCGTGGGCGAGACCAACCTGGCCGATGACGACGAATTCGAGACCGCCGTGTTTCTGGACCGGGAAAACTCGATCTATCGCAAGCTCATTTTCAAGAACAACGTGCTCGCCGGTTGCATCCTCATCGGAGCCATCGACGCGGCCGGGTTTTACACCAGCTTCATCAAGAACGGCTTTGAACTGGACGAGGCGGGCAAGGAACGGCTCATGGAGGGGGATCCCTCTCCGGCCCTTTGGCCCGACAGCTTCATTGAGGCCATGATGAACAATCCCTAG
- a CDS encoding adenylate/guanylate cyclase domain-containing protein, whose product MLELLKRIFKKDQLILLGAGISVAAIMSVLYISQPKFLYLLNLKIYDNYLRQYHQPPATNVPVIIDLDEKSLSELGQWPWPRYRVALLLKYLTSYGAVAVASDIIFSEPDRTSPQIMQADVKRELHIDMRFEGLPKDLMDYDELLAHNLTGGPYVLGFDFSRDKAVAEHDCRVRPAKVAVLSPPGAPSPHDCLPKGEQLVCPIPILAEAAPKCGFITINPDPDSVYRRMPVLYSYNGHFYPSLALATLMLASGEQNLIIKMSPVGIESIKLNDMVIPTDAGGQMLINYRGPMRTFEYISASDVLARTLPPGCLRGKIAFIGTSASGLKDIRATPLDPSFPGVEAHATLLDNILSDQVLSVPDWAPGLEFLGILLGGLVTTFLLVWTRASWIILPVLGMGGAMWYGAVFFYREQNYFISPMYSYLTLGLTFITLTMIKFWREEIAKRYIHRAFAHYLAPSVISQIMDNPDTLSLEGQEKEITIQFSDVRNFTSLSEKLSPTQVTNLLHDYLTPMTRIITEHEGTLDKFIGDAVMAFWNAPLDIENHQEKSLHAALAQQRKLEELNERFQEKYGFTIAVGIGIHCGLVRVGNMGSADLFDYTLIGDNVNLASRLEGLTKYYGQKIVVSQAVKDACGDGYYFRILDNVRVKGKEKPVTIYTVYTLEEAEARREELSLHERAHQAYEDRDFVTAETLFCELGELGRDQVLCDLYSERCAHLKADPPDCGWDCVFTLKTK is encoded by the coding sequence ATGCTGGAACTGCTGAAACGAATATTCAAGAAGGACCAACTGATACTCCTGGGGGCAGGTATATCGGTCGCCGCGATTATGAGTGTGCTGTACATCAGCCAGCCGAAATTCCTGTATCTGCTCAACCTGAAGATCTACGACAACTACCTTCGCCAATACCACCAGCCACCAGCCACCAACGTCCCGGTGATCATCGACCTGGACGAAAAAAGCCTGTCCGAACTCGGCCAATGGCCCTGGCCGCGCTACCGTGTGGCCCTGCTGTTGAAGTATCTGACCTCCTATGGGGCCGTCGCCGTGGCCTCGGACATCATCTTCAGCGAACCGGACCGGACGTCGCCGCAGATCATGCAAGCCGACGTCAAGCGCGAACTCCACATCGACATGCGTTTCGAGGGGTTGCCCAAAGACCTCATGGATTACGACGAGTTGCTGGCCCACAATCTCACGGGTGGCCCTTATGTCCTCGGTTTTGACTTCAGCCGAGACAAAGCCGTAGCCGAACACGATTGCCGGGTGCGGCCCGCCAAGGTGGCCGTCCTGTCGCCTCCCGGCGCGCCGTCCCCCCACGACTGTCTGCCCAAGGGAGAGCAGTTGGTCTGCCCTATCCCGATCCTGGCCGAAGCGGCCCCGAAATGCGGCTTCATAACCATCAATCCGGATCCGGATTCCGTATACCGCCGCATGCCCGTGCTCTATAGCTACAACGGGCATTTTTACCCCAGCTTGGCCCTGGCCACCCTCATGCTGGCCTCGGGAGAACAAAACCTCATCATCAAGATGTCTCCCGTGGGCATCGAAAGCATCAAGCTCAACGACATGGTCATTCCCACGGATGCCGGCGGGCAGATGCTCATCAACTATCGAGGGCCCATGCGGACCTTCGAATACATTTCGGCCTCGGACGTGCTCGCCAGGACATTGCCGCCCGGCTGCCTGCGCGGCAAGATAGCCTTCATCGGCACTTCGGCCTCGGGGCTCAAGGACATCCGGGCCACGCCGCTGGATCCGAGTTTTCCCGGTGTGGAAGCCCACGCCACCCTCCTCGACAACATCCTCTCCGACCAGGTCCTTTCGGTGCCGGACTGGGCTCCCGGCCTGGAATTCCTCGGCATACTGCTGGGGGGCCTGGTTACCACATTCCTGCTCGTGTGGACCCGGGCGTCCTGGATCATCCTGCCAGTGCTCGGCATGGGGGGCGCCATGTGGTACGGAGCCGTCTTCTTCTACAGGGAGCAAAATTATTTTATTTCGCCCATGTACTCTTACCTTACCTTGGGGTTGACCTTCATCACCCTGACCATGATCAAGTTCTGGCGCGAGGAAATCGCCAAACGGTACATCCACAGGGCCTTTGCCCATTACCTTGCTCCCTCGGTCATCTCGCAGATCATGGACAACCCCGACACGTTGAGCCTGGAGGGGCAGGAAAAGGAAATCACCATCCAGTTCTCGGACGTGCGCAATTTCACCTCCCTGTCCGAAAAGCTCTCCCCTACCCAGGTCACGAACCTGCTTCACGACTACCTGACGCCCATGACCCGAATCATCACCGAACACGAGGGCACGCTGGACAAGTTTATCGGCGACGCGGTCATGGCCTTCTGGAATGCGCCCCTGGACATCGAGAACCATCAGGAAAAATCCCTGCACGCGGCCCTGGCGCAGCAGCGCAAACTCGAAGAGCTCAACGAGCGTTTCCAGGAAAAATACGGATTCACCATCGCCGTGGGCATCGGCATTCACTGCGGCCTGGTGCGCGTGGGAAACATGGGTTCGGCCGACCTCTTCGACTACACCCTTATCGGCGACAACGTGAACCTCGCTTCGCGCCTGGAAGGGCTGACCAAGTACTACGGCCAGAAAATCGTGGTCAGCCAGGCCGTCAAGGACGCCTGCGGAGACGGTTACTACTTTCGCATCCTGGACAATGTGCGGGTCAAGGGCAAGGAAAAGCCCGTAACCATCTACACCGTGTATACTCTGGAAGAAGCCGAGGCGCGACGCGAAGAACTCTCGCTCCACGAACGCGCCCATCAGGCCTATGAGGACCGTGATTTCGTCACCGCTGAAACCTTGTTCTGCGAACTTGGCGAACTCGGCCGGGACCAAGTCCTTTGCGACCTGTACAGCGAGCGCTGCGCTCACCTGAAAGCGGATCCGCCCGATTGCGGGTGGGACTGCGTCTTCACTCTCAAAACGAAATAA